A stretch of Coccidioides posadasii str. Silveira chromosome 2, complete sequence DNA encodes these proteins:
- a CDS encoding uncharacterized protein (EggNog:ENOG410Q5IB) yields MPKIFTQTERGLQEAPVLRQDSGVFRDIWKAGGLRHVVTIPLIKVDDAQVFAWRKNRERVTVNWDWREAIFTPELTHFEVEQGRKVGAVVVQFEPTESVWAAVLDGTPPSGFVGLSERRGSRLLWL; encoded by the exons ATGCCCAAAATATTTACCCAAACA GAACGGGGTTTACAGGAAGCGCCTGTTCTGCGCCAGGACAGTGGTGTCTTCAGAGATATATGGAAAGCCGGAGGCTTAAGGCACGTCGTAACCATACCGCTCATCAAGGTTGATGACGCGCAAGTCTTTGCATGGAGAAAAAATCGTGAACGTGTTACAGTAAATTGGGATTGGAGGGAGGCTATATTTACTCCAGAACTCACGCATTTTGAAGTCGAACAAGGGAGAAAGGTTGGTGCTGTGGTTGTTCAATTCGAGCCAACAGAGTCCGTCTGGGCAGCCGTCCTTGACGGGACGCCGCCAAGTGGGTTTGTGGGGTTGAGTGAACGGAGGGGAAGCCGGTTATTGTGGCTGTGA
- a CDS encoding uncharacterized protein (EggNog:ENOG410PY3G) → MTYLSLPIMAANANVMSTKLIAILTLGTRSVKVGYVDQIDVWKMIALSTAIQQKFKEVTEKNLSTLEEDTDMVALQETPHPSESDDRTHLTAVEINGQGNVSAKRHFSVD, encoded by the exons ATGACGTACCTTTCGTTGCCTATAATGGCCGCCAACGCCAATGTCATGTCAACTAAGCTTATCGCTATTCTTACTCTAGGCACACGCTCAGTGAAGGTGGGATATGTTGATCAAATCGATGTCTGGAAAATGATTGCTCTCAGCACAGCAATCCAACAGAAATTTAAGGAAGTCACGGAAAAGAATCTGTCCACGCTCGAAGAGGATACTGATATGGTTGCTCTCCA AGAGACCCCGCATCCGAGCGAGTCTGACGATCGCACGCATCTTACCGCCGTTGAAATCAATGGCCAGGGCAACGTCAGTGCGAAGCGACACTTCTCCGTCGATTAA
- a CDS encoding uncharacterized protein (EggNog:ENOG410PUV8~COG:T), with amino-acid sequence MSSSSQASNEPFTPGMMLKSDSGRTYKIENILADRKTPCYVYIVQELAGSAEGKNYIVKNMIPGEFEYQLDLQKQLSSCPNVRSVVDTIKASELFIFPFLAGDLLRLSQKPLSTKTRKIFSIMGNIKPNNILVDYDESAEGHVSIKNVQISDLEDTVIVPPGKWLRGPLCGNAIWRSPESWCRSRQNQASDVFSFGIVMVYVMVNEMVFRVSDNQLQAEDSWRYVLRRHIYYFADEDSFNGFLQHIGKENIFYERLVALASSFTPGNLRQPFQTWDYVDPNLRDLVGKMTNLDPTRRITARGALQHRWFSQAS; translated from the exons ATGTCTAGTAGCTCGCAGGCTAGCAATGAGCCTTTCACCCCGGGAATGATGCTCAAGAGTGATTCCGGGCGGACTTACAAGATTGAAAATATTCTGGCCGACCGGAAAACCCCCTGCTATGTGTATATCGTGCAAG AGCTGGCGGGGAGTGCTGAGGGAAAAAACTACATTgtgaagaatatgattccGGGCGAGTTTGAGTACCAGCTGGATTTGCAGAAGCAACTGTCTTCTTGTCCAAACGTGCGATCGGTAGTCGATACTATCAAAGCGTCCGAGTTGTTCATCTTCCCATTTCTGGCTGGGGACTTGCTTCGTTTGAGCCAGAAACCTCTATCCACAAAGACAAGGA AGATATTCTCCATAATGGGAA ACATCAAACCAAACAATATCCTCGTGGACTATGATGAAAGTGCTGAGGGCCATGTGAGCATCAAAAACGTTCAGATCTCGGACCTTGAGGATACAGTCATTGTGCCACCTGGGAAGTGGCTGAGAGGTCCCCTCTGTGGCAATGCGATCTGGAGAAGTCCTGAAAGCTGGTGCCGATCCCGCCAGAATCAGGCCTCAGATGTCTTCTCTTTTGGAATTGTG ATGGTCTATGTTATGGTCAATGAGATGGTCTTTCGCGTCAGTGACAACCAGCTGCAGGCTGAGGACTCATGGCGCTATGTGCTCCGCCGACACATATACTACTTTGCAGATGAAGACAGCTTCAATGGGTTTCTTCAACATAtaggaaaagaaaacatcttCTACGAACGCTTGGTAGCCCTTGCCAGCAGTTTTACTCCAGGGAATCTCAGACAGCCTTTCCAGACTTGGGATTATGTGGACCCAAATCTTAGGGACCTGGTAGGGAAGATGACAAACCTGGACCCGACAAGGAGGATTACCGCGAGAGGGGCCCTTCAGCACCGCTGGTTCAGCCAAGCTAGTTAG